The region TTCGTACGATCGAGGTTTGTTTACCTCGTAATTCTATTTTAACTCCAACTAGatcatttttttgggttgaaaCTGTTGTGTCAAGATGATTattgaagctttttttttgtagagtCATATTTGTTTGTTCTCGGGTTGGTTGCGGGAGTTCCATGGACCAGGATTTTTGGAAGTACTGGCTCCTCAATTGGTCTCAAGGAGAGTGTATGTACTTTATTACCATAATTCTGAATTTAAGTTTCTTCTATTCGTAGTTCTATGTCAATCAAATACCGTGCAGTAAGTCGTGAAAGTAACATGACTTAATGACTTGGCGATTGACGATAACTTCTATTTGTATTCGAACTTTGAGTATATTTGTCTTGTCAAATTATATGCTTGTGATTGATGTAATTCCAATTCCAGTTGGGCTGTTATTTTACCATGTGGAGCAAGAAACCTTGCAAGGCCTTTAAAGCTGGAGCTTGCTATATACCCAACTTTACAGGTACAGCACATGATATTGCTACTATTCTGCAGATCACGATGTTTATTAATACTTAAAAGGTTTTAATAACGAAAATTTCCCCTTCAGTCCATCCCAATCAAGAGCGTCTAAACATCTAGCGATGATAGTGCTAGGGTcgaaaaaaatgtattatcACGTCAGTCgtatatgttattttttgaTGTTGCGGGCTATATTTTGTCCTGTCACTTCTCTGGCTTTCAAATTGCACCGAAACGTATTGTGCCCCTCGGAACCACCATAGCTTATCAATCATGCTAGTGTGCTACTTATTTCGAAAATCTTAGCTTTCCTTTGTTTCATCTGTAGGCAGCGGTACTTGTCCTATTTAAAGACCCCAGTTCTTTATAGCATTTACTATGCAGTAGATTCTTACCAGGTGGAAGTGGATGTGATCCAATTACTTTACTGATATATGTCTTTGTATTTTCTGTTGGCTCTTGTTCTTGGCAACCATTTGGTATCGTCCATAggtatcttattttattattttgttgtgtaATCCTTCGCTGTAACTGATAGGACGCTCAACCGCGTATTGTTGTTCCACTGTGGAGAGCCAGTTTGGAGGAGACGAAGTCACAGCATTCTGATCCATCAGTTATGATTGTGGATAACGCGGCGAGTAAGTCATGTCTATCTCGACCACGTTGGCACTGAAAGATGCATTCCTTTCATAGTTCTATAATTTCCTTTGTTTAAATAGCCAAGCATAATTCTGACAAAGCGAGCGCAGAAAAGGGGCGTGTTCGATTTTGTGAGCTACAGGGTCTAAACATTGTATTTGTATAATTCATAGATCTCTTTATTGGTCTGATGACTCTGATCTTCTACCTTCTCTGTCTCCGCCTCCAATAATACTCGCCTACGCCTGAGAAAGGACTAATTTCATTTGCTTCTCAATCAAGGAACTCCGTTCTTGACTTaatgtttgtttcttgttttgaactcgttataattattattttgttttttttcagaaACTCGCTTGAAACTCGCATCCGGGAACGAAAATGACAAAGAACAACTTCTGTGGTTTTGCAATGCATGCAAAGGAATTCCTACGGTAACACGTCCATCGACGTTTTCTTcgtctcttttctttactatgTCCATTCTCTTCTGGTCTTGGCACATGGTCAAGATAGCTAGAGATTAATTTAGGGTCAATTTGTTGTTCTCCTGCTTTACTTTGTAGTAGAAATGCGAGTACAATTGCAATAATCTGGAAATTTTTGGAATCGTTCAGGTGATGCACCCTGCATTTATGAATGGTAACCAGGGCTCGGGTGCATCCGCAACTGCACCGCCGGACACAGAAGATGTGGAGCTAGACATGGCCATTAACGCTTCCATACAATCATCTACCCAGGGGAGACCACCCTTTCCTGATCCTAGTCCAAGTTCTAAAGCAAGTGCCTCTAGCAGCCATACAGGTCCAGTTGCACCAACAACAACACATTCGACGAAATTAGGCACGAATGATTCCGAAGAGCATGAAGCTGGCCAGAGCAGCAACTCGAACGAACATCCCGAAATTCAGACTAACACCATCCCGTCAGATTCAGTACCTTCAGCTCCACCGGTGGCAAATGATATTCTGGACGATGGTGCAATTCACTATCCATCGATCGATTCAAGTCCGATTGACTTAAGACCGGGCGAAGGGAAAGAGGAAGCGAGTTCTTCATCATGTGTTATATGTTTGGATGCTCCCATTGAAGGAGCCTGCATTCCCTGCGGACATATGGCTGGGTGCATGAATTGTTTGACTgaaatcaaatccaagaaaTGGGGCTGCCCAGTTTGTCGCGCCAAAATCGACCAGGTCGTCCGATTGTATGCTGTATGAATAATCCAGAATGTCGAATTATACTGTGAGTAAACTATTTAATGTACAGTTcctgtttatatatatattcttgcTACATATATACTCATTGTGTTCTATCTGATTGTGTGGACACAATATTGGTAATGTAAATGCATTTTGAATACAACTTATCATTATCAAGACCCCCGACTTGAGCATACGCTCTTGAACATACGCTTTGTCATCTTAGTGTGAGAACCTTAAAGGAACTCAcgatgatttttttatttttttactcaatTCGTAAAGATCAAGAAAAAAGGGGGACCCGCTTCGAATCTAAACTCTTTCTCAACTCGTAAAGATCAAGAAAAAAGGGGGACCCGCTTCGAATCTAAACTCTTTCTCCTTAGCTCTCGAACattcactttttttaatacaagATTTTAATACGATAATTAACTTGATAAACAATATCCTAACTTAGTAAATTAGAATCTAAAAGTCcaaatttaagaaaga is a window of Cucurbita pepo subsp. pepo cultivar mu-cu-16 unplaced genomic scaffold, ASM280686v2 Cp4.1_scaffold000332, whole genome shotgun sequence DNA encoding:
- the LOC111785025 gene encoding putative E3 ubiquitin-protein ligase XBAT35 produces the protein MGQQQSKDELLYQQVSYGNSEGIKALCREGAGLEWIDKEAKTPLIVACMSPELHNVARTLIELGANVNAYRPGRHAGTPLHHAAKRGLENNVKLLLSHGANPLIMNDDCQSPLDVARAKGHSNVVRTIESHICLFSGWLREFHGPGFLEVLAPQLVSRRVWAVILPCGARNLARPLKLELAIYPTLQDAQPRIVVPLWRASLEETKSQHSDPSVMIVDNAAKTRLKLASGNENDKEQLLWFCNACKGIPTVMHPAFMNGNQGSGASATAPPDTEDVELDMAINASIQSSTQGRPPFPDPSPSSKASASSSHTGPVAPTTTHSTKLGTNDSEEHEAGQSSNSNEHPEIQTNTIPSDSVPSAPPVANDILDDGAIHYPSIDSSPIDLRPGEGKEEASSSSCVICLDAPIEGACIPCGHMAGCMNCLTEIKSKKWGCPVCRAKIDQVVRLYAV